In Arcobacter ellisii, a genomic segment contains:
- the hemP gene encoding hemin uptake protein HemP yields the protein MKEKKDKKIDSKEIFNQTNIITIVHDGQEYHLRITKANKLILTK from the coding sequence ATGAAAGAAAAAAAAGATAAAAAAATTGATAGTAAAGAGATTTTCAATCAGACAAATATCATAACAATTGTTCATGATGGACAAGAATATCACTTAAGAATCACAAAAGCAAATAAACTAATCCTAACAAAATAA
- a CDS encoding TonB-dependent siderophore receptor, with protein MRNHIVSKKHKTTNYLGASVVTAAVLLTTPMMLNAEATTVLDKIDVVEVEKNDYTEKYKVDKSSSSKVTQELVDTPQTIQVITKKVMDEQQATTLQEALRNTPGITLNLGENGNTNSKDNINMRGFDVQGSIFKDGIRDLTNAAKDMYNTEAVEVTKGAVGSDNGRGVSSGYINQVTKTAKNVDEVSGTVGYSTAKNARLTADLNKALNETTGVRLNVMKQKGEVAGRDEVEIDRTGIAASVAFGIGTASRTTINYEHTIQDDVPDGGIPTVGLDGLNQKVDSSTFYGSVNDFEESKSDTFTVKFEQDFASNSTFSNTMRYGKTRQEMLLTSPFNYDSTANTVDRRLHARWQENELLTNQSNIKTEFKTGMLIHNVSTGVEITKENQLTKNYASQTAQITDLYNPTAISWNDLTFSGQKSDGETTTIGAYLFDSISIGEKFILTGGGRFDRYETTNDVVSSTLVASTLEDDGHLNSYKAGLVYKPLDNGSVYISRATTQLPPGGANFTLSATTTNANNPDMEPQKSTTDEIGTKWDLLNNRISLTTAIYKTVVENETMTEADGTTSQNGEKEVKGIEFGIVGDITDKWSMSAGLAKMDTEYTNSTSTNEGLSLRFAPEHTATLWTTYKFTPAFNLGAGARYVGTQEVKISTTSTAPISKIEEYVVYDAMASYKYNKNITYQLNVYNLTDEEYVANMNNSGRRYTPGASRSGLLTFAYKF; from the coding sequence TTGAGAAATCATATCGTAAGTAAAAAACACAAAACTACAAATTATCTAGGTGCATCTGTTGTAACAGCAGCAGTATTATTAACAACTCCTATGATGCTTAATGCTGAAGCAACAACTGTATTAGACAAAATCGATGTTGTTGAAGTTGAAAAAAATGATTATACAGAAAAATATAAAGTGGATAAATCATCTTCATCTAAAGTTACACAAGAATTAGTTGATACTCCTCAAACAATACAAGTTATTACAAAAAAAGTAATGGATGAACAACAAGCAACTACTTTACAAGAAGCTTTAAGAAATACTCCTGGTATTACTTTAAATCTTGGTGAAAATGGAAACACAAACTCAAAAGATAATATCAATATGAGAGGTTTTGATGTTCAAGGAAGTATTTTCAAAGATGGAATTAGAGATTTAACAAATGCAGCAAAAGATATGTACAACACTGAAGCTGTTGAAGTTACAAAAGGTGCAGTTGGTTCTGATAATGGAAGAGGTGTTTCTTCTGGATATATAAATCAAGTTACAAAAACAGCAAAAAATGTTGATGAAGTTTCTGGAACAGTAGGGTATAGCACTGCAAAAAATGCAAGATTAACAGCTGATTTAAACAAAGCACTAAATGAAACAACAGGTGTTAGATTAAATGTTATGAAACAAAAAGGTGAAGTAGCTGGGCGAGATGAAGTTGAAATAGATAGAACTGGAATTGCTGCTTCTGTTGCATTTGGAATTGGGACAGCTTCAAGAACTACAATTAATTATGAACATACTATTCAAGATGATGTTCCAGATGGAGGAATTCCAACTGTTGGACTTGATGGTTTAAATCAAAAAGTTGATTCTTCAACATTTTACGGAAGCGTAAATGATTTTGAAGAATCTAAAAGTGATACTTTTACAGTTAAATTTGAACAAGATTTCGCTTCAAATTCAACATTCTCAAATACTATGAGATATGGTAAAACTAGACAAGAGATGTTATTAACTTCTCCATTTAATTATGACTCAACAGCAAATACAGTTGATAGAAGATTACATGCTAGATGGCAAGAGAATGAATTATTAACAAATCAATCAAATATAAAAACTGAATTTAAAACAGGTATGTTAATTCATAATGTAAGTACAGGTGTAGAAATTACAAAAGAGAATCAATTAACAAAAAATTATGCTTCTCAAACAGCTCAAATAACAGATTTATATAATCCAACAGCTATTTCTTGGAATGACTTAACTTTCTCTGGTCAAAAAAGTGATGGAGAAACAACTACAATTGGAGCATATTTATTTGATTCAATTAGTATTGGTGAGAAATTTATCCTAACAGGTGGTGGAAGATTTGATAGATATGAAACAACAAATGATGTAGTTTCAAGTACTTTAGTTGCTTCAACATTAGAAGATGATGGGCACTTAAATAGTTATAAAGCAGGGTTAGTTTACAAACCACTTGATAATGGAAGTGTTTACATCTCAAGAGCAACTACACAATTACCTCCAGGTGGAGCCAACTTTACTTTAAGTGCAACAACTACAAATGCAAATAATCCAGATATGGAACCACAAAAATCAACTACTGATGAAATTGGTACAAAATGGGATTTATTAAATAATAGAATTTCTTTAACAACAGCTATTTATAAAACAGTAGTTGAAAATGAAACTATGACAGAAGCAGACGGAACTACTTCTCAAAATGGTGAAAAAGAAGTAAAAGGAATTGAGTTTGGTATTGTAGGTGATATCACTGATAAATGGAGTATGAGTGCAGGACTTGCAAAAATGGATACTGAATATACTAACTCAACATCAACAAATGAAGGATTAAGTCTAAGATTTGCTCCTGAACATACAGCAACTTTATGGACAACATATAAATTTACACCAGCGTTTAATCTAGGAGCAGGTGCAAGATATGTAGGAACTCAAGAAGTTAAAATAAGTACAACTTCAACAGCTCCTATTTCAAAAATTGAAGAGTATGTTGTTTATGATGCTATGGCTTCATACAAATATAACAAAAATATTACTTATCAATTAAATGTTTATAATTTAACTGATGAAGAGTATGTTGCAAATATGAATAATTCTGGAAGAAGATACACACCAGGTGCTTCAAGAAGTGGATTATTAACTTTTGCATATAAATTTTAA
- a CDS encoding Fe2+-dependent dioxygenase gives MILHIPNVLTKEQLIECRRLLDNANWIDGKLTAGSQAVNVKNNFQLSENDELTAYLREVITNALSCNPLFISAALPNHIISPFFNRYENGGNYGNHVDNSIMFDKKMKKNYRTDISCSLFFTDPEEYEGGEMVIEDTFGTHEVKLPAGDMILYPSTSLHRVEPVTSGARMVSFMWVQSMIRSAWKRSMLFELDNTIQSIRAKYGETSEAVNLSIHYHKLLQEWAEL, from the coding sequence ATGATTTTACATATTCCAAATGTTTTAACTAAAGAGCAGTTAATTGAGTGTAGAAGATTATTAGATAATGCCAATTGGATAGATGGAAAATTAACTGCTGGAAGTCAAGCTGTTAATGTAAAAAATAATTTTCAATTATCAGAAAATGATGAACTAACTGCATATTTAAGAGAAGTTATAACAAATGCTTTGAGTTGTAATCCTTTGTTTATAAGTGCAGCTTTACCAAATCATATTATTTCACCATTTTTTAACAGATATGAAAATGGTGGAAACTATGGAAATCATGTTGATAACTCAATAATGTTTGATAAAAAAATGAAAAAAAATTATCGTACAGATATCTCTTGTTCATTATTTTTTACAGACCCAGAAGAGTATGAAGGTGGAGAAATGGTTATTGAAGATACTTTTGGAACACATGAAGTAAAACTTCCAGCAGGAGATATGATTCTTTATCCATCAACTTCTTTACATAGAGTTGAACCTGTTACAAGTGGAGCTAGAATGGTTAGTTTTATGTGGGTTCAAAGTATGATAAGAAGTGCTTGGAAAAGAAGTATGTTATTTGAACTTGATAATACTATTCAAAGTATAAGAGCAAAATATGGTGAAACAAGTGAAGCTGTAAATTTATCAATTCATTATCATAAACTTCTTCAAGAGTGGGCTGAACTTTGA
- a CDS encoding alpha-hydroxy acid oxidase, which produces MKEKLTFIPNDLVSLKDYERYAKERMSINSLAYVCSGAGDEITFKRNEEAFQEIYLEANTLEDLSEANTKIELFGQTYDSPIILAPVAYQKLVDINGEIATAQAANVTNTCMCVSSFSSCTLEEISESTKSPLWFQLYIQPDMKTNLELIQKAEILGFKAIVITIDAPISGIRNVEQRYGFSLPENISAVNINNPIQTISNFENILEMAKILPTWKDIEFIKNNTKLPVILKGITNTSYAKKAIDLGIDGIIVSNHGGRTLDTLPSTIEILPKITKAVDKKIPILFDGGIKRGTDIIKAIALGASAVLIGRPIMYGLATAGALGVAHTLKILKEELEVSMIFTGCKDIKQIKNKEIIF; this is translated from the coding sequence TTGAAAGAAAAATTAACTTTTATTCCAAATGATTTAGTCTCTTTAAAAGACTATGAACGATATGCAAAAGAGCGAATGAGTATTAACTCTTTAGCTTATGTTTGTAGTGGAGCAGGAGATGAAATAACTTTTAAAAGAAATGAAGAGGCATTTCAAGAAATATATTTAGAAGCTAATACTTTAGAAGATTTAAGTGAAGCAAATACAAAAATAGAACTTTTTGGACAAACTTATGACTCTCCAATAATCTTAGCACCAGTTGCTTATCAAAAATTAGTGGATATAAATGGTGAAATAGCAACTGCACAAGCTGCAAATGTTACAAATACTTGTATGTGTGTTAGTTCTTTTTCAAGTTGTACTTTAGAGGAGATTTCAGAATCTACAAAATCACCATTATGGTTTCAATTATACATTCAACCTGATATGAAAACAAATTTAGAACTAATACAAAAAGCTGAAATCTTAGGTTTTAAAGCAATAGTCATAACTATTGATGCACCAATTTCAGGAATTAGAAACGTAGAACAAAGATATGGATTTTCTTTACCTGAAAATATTAGTGCAGTAAACATAAATAATCCAATTCAAACTATAAGTAATTTTGAAAATATTTTAGAAATGGCAAAAATACTTCCTACTTGGAAAGATATAGAATTTATTAAAAATAATACAAAACTTCCAGTTATTTTAAAAGGAATAACAAACACTTCTTACGCAAAAAAAGCAATAGATTTAGGAATTGATGGAATTATTGTTTCAAATCATGGGGGAAGAACTTTAGATACACTTCCATCAACTATAGAAATTTTGCCAAAAATAACAAAAGCTGTTGATAAGAAAATTCCAATTTTATTTGATGGTGGAATAAAAAGAGGAACAGATATTATAAAAGCTATAGCTTTAGGTGCAAGTGCAGTTTTAATTGGTCGTCCAATTATGTATGGTTTAGCAACAGCAGGTGCTTTAGGTGTTGCACATACACTTAAAATCTTAAAAGAA